Proteins encoded within one genomic window of bacterium:
- the rpsK gene encoding 30S ribosomal protein S11, producing MAKPSAKPKRRERKNVHSGVVHIASTFNNTIVSITDPNGAVISWGSAGTVGFKGAKKGTPFAAQQAAEQAATRAMEHGMRTVEVYVKGPGSGRETAVRALQAAGLEVSLIKDVTPIPHNGCRPPKRRRV from the coding sequence TTGGCTAAGCCTTCTGCTAAGCCTAAGCGCCGTGAACGCAAGAACGTTCACAGCGGGGTGGTCCACATCGCGTCCACCTTCAACAACACGATCGTTTCGATCACCGACCCCAACGGGGCCGTGATCTCCTGGGGTTCCGCTGGAACCGTGGGCTTCAAGGGTGCCAAGAAGGGTACCCCCTTCGCCGCCCAGCAGGCTGCCGAGCAGGCCGCCACGCGCGCCATGGAGCATGGCATGCGCACGGTTGAGGTGTACGTGAAGGGCCCCGGCTCGGGTCGTGAGACCGCGGTTCGCGCGCTGCAGGCCGCCGGCCTGGAAGTCAGCCTGATCAAGGACGTGACTCCCATCCCGCACAACGGCTGCCGCCCCCCCAAGCGCCGTCGCGTCTAG
- the rpmJ gene encoding 50S ribosomal protein L36, whose amino-acid sequence MKVRASVKPICDKCKVIKRHNKVMVICENPKHKQRQG is encoded by the coding sequence ATGAAAGTTCGTGCATCGGTAAAGCCGATCTGCGACAAGTGCAAGGTCATCAAGCGCCATAACAAGGTGATGGTGATCTGCGAGAACCCGAAGCACAAGCAGCGCCAGGGTTAG
- the rpsM gene encoding 30S ribosomal protein S13, whose translation MARIAGVDLPREKRIEIALTYIFGIGLKTSQDILAKTGINPDTRTRDLTEDEVAKLREEIDRNRQVEGDLRRVISMNIKRLIEIGSYRGIRHRRGLPVRGQRTKTNARTRRGAKKTVAGKKK comes from the coding sequence ATGGCACGTATCGCTGGTGTCGACTTGCCCCGCGAGAAGCGGATCGAGATCGCACTCACGTACATTTTCGGGATCGGTCTGAAGACCAGCCAGGACATCCTGGCCAAGACGGGCATCAACCCTGACACCCGTACCCGCGACCTCACCGAGGACGAAGTGGCGAAGCTCCGCGAGGAGATCGACCGCAACCGTCAGGTGGAAGGTGACCTGCGCCGGGTCATCTCGATGAACATCAAGCGTCTCATCGAGATCGGCTCCTACCGCGGCATCCGTCACCGTCGTGGTCTGCCCGTCCGCGGTCAGCGCACCAAGACCAATGCCCGTACCCGCCGCGGCGCCAAGAAGACCGTCGCCGGTAAGAAGAAGTAA
- the infA gene encoding translation initiation factor IF-1: MAKEDTLELEGVIAEALPNAMFRVVLSNGHGVLAHISGKMRKHFIKILPGDKVKVELSPYDLTRGRITYRMR, translated from the coding sequence GTGGCCAAAGAGGATACGCTAGAATTAGAGGGCGTGATCGCCGAAGCCCTGCCCAACGCGATGTTCCGCGTCGTCTTGAGCAACGGGCACGGCGTGCTCGCTCACATTTCGGGCAAGATGCGCAAGCACTTCATCAAAATCCTTCCTGGTGATAAGGTGAAGGTGGAGCTGAGCCCCTACGATCTCACGCGCGGCCGCATCACGTACCGCATGCGCTGA
- the rpsD gene encoding 30S ribosomal protein S4 has product MARHTGPVCRLCRAEGIKLFLKGEKCNTGKCPVVRRAYRPGQHGQARHKVSEYGLRLREKQKARRFYGLGEKQFLGYYELATRKAGVTGERLLQLLETRLDNVIHRLGFAPSRPAARQMVGHGHVLVNGRRVDIASFRVKVGDKIQLTEKSTEFGKRSAAITPVAKVPNWLTVDTEKLTGSVVAIPAREEIDAPVRENLIVEYYSR; this is encoded by the coding sequence TTGGCTCGTCATACCGGACCGGTCTGCCGTCTCTGCCGCGCGGAAGGCATCAAGCTCTTCCTCAAGGGTGAGAAGTGCAACACCGGCAAGTGCCCCGTCGTTCGTCGCGCTTACCGTCCTGGCCAGCACGGCCAGGCCCGCCACAAGGTCTCCGAGTACGGCCTGCGTCTTCGCGAGAAGCAGAAGGCCCGTCGCTTCTATGGCCTCGGCGAGAAGCAGTTCCTCGGCTACTACGAACTGGCCACCCGCAAGGCGGGTGTCACCGGCGAACGCCTCCTCCAGCTGCTTGAAACCCGTCTGGACAACGTCATCCACCGCCTGGGCTTCGCTCCCAGCCGTCCTGCTGCCCGTCAGATGGTCGGTCACGGTCACGTCCTGGTGAACGGCCGCCGCGTCGATATCGCGAGCTTCCGCGTCAAGGTCGGTGACAAGATCCAGCTCACCGAGAAGAGCACGGAGTTCGGCAAGCGCTCCGCTGCTATCACCCCTGTCGCCAAGGTTCCCAACTGGTTGACCGTCGATACCGAGAAGCTCACCGGCTCGGTCGTCGCGATCCCGGCGCGCGAGGAAATCGACGCCCCGGTCCGCGAGAACCTGATCGTTGAGTACTACTCGCGCTAA